One Carassius auratus strain Wakin unplaced genomic scaffold, ASM336829v1 scaf_tig00044237, whole genome shotgun sequence genomic region harbors:
- the LOC113086877 gene encoding uncharacterized protein LOC113086877 — protein MEATREIKMTIEVLKAFKITPGKSMEKAAEAVKVGEFKQVPLRSSKENVNRFLFHQAIIDSLSSRMPDTNLTKIITPLDPLNWPKSRESLILFGEKEIHDLAKMLEVPSREAVEDFRNWKLNNDQNGQVLKKLLTASKTYLASSSECERGFSVLNATATDARNGLQVRSLSAALFIDINGPSLKMFDAYPYIQSWLREKHCLSTASKTGRRDKSTEKIRPLWVVLNNSE, from the coding sequence ATGGAGGCCACACGAGAAATAAAGATGACAATTGAGGTGTTGAAGGCTTTCAAGATCACCCCAGGGAAGTCAATGGAGAAAGCAGCGGAAGCTGTTAAAGTAGGAGAATTCAAACAAGTGCCCTTACGTTCAAGCAAGGAAAATGTAAATAGATTCCTATTCCACCAAGCCATCATCGACAGTCTCTCTTCACGAATGCCTGACACAAATCTTACAAAGATTATAACACCACTGGATCCCCTAAACTGGCCAAAATCCAGGGAGTCTCTTATTCTCTTTGGGGAGAAAGAGATCCACGACCTGGCAAAGATGCTTGAAGTACCAAGTAGGGAGGCAGTTGAGGACTTCAGAAATTGGAAGCTCAACAATGATCAGAATGGGCAGGTCCTCAAAAAGTTGTTGACTGCTAGCAAAACATACCTGGCAAGTTCTTCTGAATGTGAAAGAGGCTTCTCTGTCCTTAATGCCACTGCCACAGATGCAAGGAATGGCCTTCAAGTCAGGAGCCTCTCTGCAGCACTTTTCATTGACATTAATGGCCCCTCTCTCAAGATGTTTGACGCTTACCCGTATATTCAGTCTTGGCTTAGGGAGAAACATTGTCTGTCAACTGCCAGTAAAACAGGGAGACGAGACAAATCTACTGAGAAAATCAGGCCACTGTGGGTTGTTCTAAACAACAGTGAATGA